A part of Bacteroidia bacterium genomic DNA contains:
- a CDS encoding DUF4159 domain-containing protein: MKKILLILLPFTFWFSTIYSQGTERYNFKIGKLKYEGGGDWYSNPTSLPNLIEYINQNTNTKIFPMEEVVEPGGSQIFQYPYVYLTGHGNVSFSDAEVKNLRAYLISGGFLHIDDNYGIDKYIRKEMKKVFPELEFVDLPYNHEIYRTHFVFPKGLPKIHEHDNKPPQGMALIYEGRIVCYYTYETDLGDGWEDQSVHNDPEPLRQQALQMGTNVVLYAVDH; encoded by the coding sequence ATGAAAAAAATACTTCTGATTTTACTGCCATTTACCTTCTGGTTTTCCACGATTTACAGCCAGGGGACCGAAAGATACAACTTTAAAATCGGCAAACTCAAATACGAGGGCGGCGGCGACTGGTATTCCAATCCGACCTCTTTGCCCAATCTGATTGAGTATATCAACCAAAATACCAATACCAAAATTTTCCCGATGGAAGAGGTAGTGGAGCCTGGCGGTTCGCAGATTTTTCAATATCCTTATGTATATCTCACCGGCCATGGAAATGTTTCCTTTTCCGACGCGGAAGTCAAAAACCTACGGGCGTATTTGATTTCCGGTGGATTTCTGCATATCGATGACAACTACGGGATTGACAAATACATCCGCAAAGAGATGAAAAAAGTTTTCCCGGAGCTTGAATTTGTCGATTTGCCTTATAACCACGAAATCTACCGGACACATTTTGTATTTCCCAAAGGCCTTCCCAAAATCCACGAACACGACAATAAACCCCCACAGGGTATGGCACTGATCTATGAGGGACGAATTGTTTGTTATTATACCTACGAAACCGATCTTGGAGACGGTTGGGAAGATCAGAGTGTACACAACGACCCGGAGCCATTGCGCCAGCAGGCATTACAGATGGGCACCAATGTTGTGCTTTACGCAGTGGATCACTGA
- a CDS encoding DUF2461 domain-containing protein, whose protein sequence is MIDPSTLAFLSELKENNHKEWFDANRDRYQHARENLITQVDQVLEGIVEFDHSVEGLEAKKCLFRINRDIRFSKNKSPYKTNMGAFMTKGGKQSYYAGYYIHLEPGACFVGGGCYQPPAPELKKIRAYIEISAAELREITSDKKFVETFGSLQGEELKSAPAGYDKQHPDIDLIRRKDFFVGKQLEDSLVMSENFTEALLDIFETMYPLNQYLNDAIDH, encoded by the coding sequence ATGATTGATCCATCCACCTTAGCGTTTCTCTCCGAACTCAAAGAAAATAACCATAAAGAATGGTTTGATGCCAACCGCGACCGCTATCAACATGCCCGTGAAAATCTCATCACACAGGTTGATCAGGTGCTGGAAGGAATTGTTGAGTTTGATCACAGTGTGGAAGGCCTTGAAGCCAAAAAATGTCTGTTTCGGATCAACCGTGACATTCGTTTTTCCAAAAACAAAAGCCCTTACAAAACCAATATGGGCGCCTTTATGACTAAAGGCGGTAAGCAGTCCTATTACGCGGGTTATTATATTCATCTGGAGCCGGGTGCTTGTTTTGTGGGCGGCGGTTGTTATCAGCCACCGGCACCGGAGTTGAAAAAAATCCGTGCATATATTGAAATTTCGGCAGCGGAGTTGCGGGAAATAACGTCTGATAAGAAGTTTGTGGAAACATTTGGCAGTTTGCAGGGCGAAGAGCTGAAATCTGCTCCGGCGGGATATGATAAACAACATCCCGATATTGATCTGATCCGCAGAAAAGACTTCTTTGTGGGAAAACAGCTCGAAGATAGCCTGGTGATGAGTGAAAATTTTACAGAGGCCCTGCTGGATATTTTTGAAACAATGTATCCGCTAAACCAGTATCTCAACGACGCCATTGATCATTAA